One genomic window of Bradyrhizobium sp. B124 includes the following:
- a CDS encoding GntR family transcriptional regulator: protein MKSAIPETGVPITPPAAGNGSDRQEASLHGEILLRLRDYVVEGNIPEGARVPERQLCEMLGISRTPLREALKVLAAEGLIELLPNRGARVRQLSQRDLEELFDVMAGLESLAGRLACESITDEEIAAIERLHYEMYGHYLHRDMHGYFQTNQQIHERIVAAARNETLKTTYANFAGRIRRVRYSANFARKRQRWAEAMREHEAILDALRRRAGSELSDILFAHLRNKRGAALEHLAEAPDAAPETTPQGS, encoded by the coding sequence ATGAAATCTGCGATTCCCGAGACCGGGGTTCCGATCACCCCGCCCGCCGCCGGCAACGGCAGCGACCGCCAGGAGGCCTCGCTTCACGGCGAGATCCTGCTGCGGCTCCGCGACTACGTCGTGGAAGGCAACATTCCCGAGGGCGCCCGCGTTCCGGAACGCCAGCTGTGCGAAATGCTGGGGATCTCCAGGACGCCGCTGCGCGAGGCCCTTAAGGTGCTGGCCGCCGAAGGCCTGATCGAGCTCTTGCCCAATCGCGGCGCGCGGGTGCGCCAGCTCAGCCAGCGCGACCTCGAGGAACTGTTCGACGTCATGGCCGGGTTGGAGAGCCTCGCCGGACGGCTGGCATGCGAGAGCATTACGGACGAGGAAATCGCCGCGATCGAGCGGCTGCACTACGAGATGTACGGTCACTATCTGCACCGCGACATGCACGGCTATTTCCAGACCAACCAGCAGATCCACGAGCGCATCGTCGCGGCCGCGCGCAACGAGACGCTGAAGACGACCTACGCCAACTTCGCCGGCCGGATCCGGCGTGTGCGCTACTCCGCCAATTTCGCCCGCAAGCGGCAGCGCTGGGCCGAGGCGATGCGCGAGCACGAGGCGATCCTCGATGCGCTGCGCCGCCGCGCCGGAAGCGAGCTCAGCGACATCCTGTTCGCCCATCTGCGCAACAAGCGGGGCGCCGCCCTCGAGCACCTCGCCGAGGCGCCGGACGCCGCCCCAGAGACGACGCCTCAGGGCAGCTAG
- a CDS encoding FAD-binding and (Fe-S)-binding domain-containing protein has protein sequence MKNASSLEQRLRSELTGDVFFDAFNRGRYATDASFYQIMPAGVVVPRTVDEALRTLAIVRDAGRIVTPRGGGTSQCGQTVNDGIVVDLSKHLNRILSLDVENRICVVEPGIVLDDLNRQLKKHGLWFPVDVSTASRATIGGMAGNNSCGGRSLRYGTMRDNTLSMDAALADGTLLHFGEVPRDLTRINTPDSGERLFRDMLDLGEREAAEIADKFPKVQRRVGGYNLDALVPRNAPNNMAHLLVGSEGTLAFTTQVELKLWPVIRNKALGVCHFGSFYEAMDAAQHLVKLRPIAVELVDRTMIALGREIAMFQPIISAAVRGDPDAILVVEFAEEDRADNLARLKQLGELMADLGFGWDKPQRKWGGVVEIVEPALQSGIADFRAAGLNVMMSMKQEGKPVSFVEDCAVPLPHLADYTERLNAVFAKHGTRGTMYAHASEGCLHVRPVLNLKLEKDVKAMRAIAEEAFAMVREYKGSHSGEHGDGLVRSEFHETMFGARIVADFREIKQRFDPDNTLNPGKIVDPPKMDDRSLFRFSPDYRVGELKTALDWSAYPGAGGGFQGAVEMCNNNGACRKLEGGVMCPSYRATRNEKDVTRGRANTLRLAISGQLGADALASDEMMETLKLCVSCKACRHECPTGVDMAKMKIEVLAARAATHGLSLRDRLVGYLPRYVDLASRFAPLANWRNKSPLLRTLFEKLAGISAKRALPAFRRDTFRPDAEVLGPPEGREVVLFADTFNRGYERENLDAAIEVLVAGGYRVHLPKPSDGRRPPCCGRTFLSAGLVEQARAELDRLVATYAPFAARGVPIIGLEPSCLLTLRDELLSLRSDDAAKAVSAHALLFEEFLVREAEAGRLALPLGAVAGKAVVHGHCHQKSFGAFKPVEKVLRLVPGLDVKTIESSCCGMAGAFGYGADTYQASIEMAELSLLPAVRGADQDTLIVADGTSCRHQIKDGSGRTPLHVASVLAMSLKRATSKSDQSLPTKEEAHG, from the coding sequence ATGAAGAACGCCTCCTCGCTCGAACAGCGCCTGCGGTCCGAACTGACCGGCGACGTCTTTTTCGATGCCTTCAACCGCGGCCGCTACGCGACCGATGCCTCGTTCTACCAGATCATGCCGGCCGGCGTGGTGGTGCCGCGCACCGTCGACGAGGCGCTGCGGACGCTGGCGATCGTCCGCGACGCCGGGCGGATCGTCACCCCGCGCGGCGGCGGCACCTCGCAATGCGGCCAAACCGTCAATGACGGCATCGTGGTCGACCTCTCCAAGCACCTGAACCGGATCCTCTCGCTCGACGTCGAGAACCGCATCTGCGTGGTCGAGCCCGGCATCGTGCTCGACGATCTCAACCGTCAGCTGAAGAAGCATGGGCTGTGGTTTCCGGTCGACGTCTCGACTGCGTCGCGCGCCACGATCGGCGGCATGGCCGGCAACAATTCCTGCGGCGGCCGCTCGTTGCGCTACGGCACCATGCGCGACAATACGCTGTCGATGGATGCGGCACTCGCCGACGGCACGCTGCTGCATTTCGGCGAGGTGCCGCGCGACCTGACGCGGATCAATACTCCCGACAGCGGTGAGAGGCTGTTCCGCGACATGCTCGACCTCGGCGAGCGCGAGGCGGCCGAGATCGCAGACAAATTCCCCAAGGTGCAGCGCCGGGTCGGCGGCTATAATCTCGACGCGCTGGTGCCGCGCAACGCGCCGAACAACATGGCGCATCTTCTGGTCGGCTCGGAAGGCACCCTCGCCTTCACGACGCAGGTCGAGCTGAAGCTGTGGCCTGTCATCCGCAACAAGGCACTCGGCGTCTGCCATTTCGGCAGCTTCTACGAGGCGATGGATGCGGCCCAGCATCTGGTGAAGCTGCGGCCGATCGCTGTCGAGCTGGTCGATCGCACCATGATCGCGCTCGGCCGCGAGATCGCGATGTTCCAGCCGATCATTTCCGCCGCCGTGCGCGGCGACCCGGACGCGATCCTGGTGGTCGAGTTCGCCGAGGAAGATCGGGCCGACAACCTCGCCCGCCTGAAGCAGCTCGGCGAGCTGATGGCCGACCTCGGCTTCGGCTGGGACAAGCCGCAGCGCAAATGGGGCGGCGTGGTCGAGATCGTCGAGCCCGCGCTGCAATCCGGCATCGCCGATTTCCGCGCGGCCGGACTCAACGTCATGATGTCGATGAAGCAGGAGGGCAAGCCGGTCTCGTTCGTCGAGGATTGCGCGGTGCCGCTGCCGCATCTCGCCGATTATACCGAACGGCTCAATGCCGTGTTCGCCAAGCACGGCACCCGCGGTACGATGTATGCGCACGCCTCCGAAGGTTGCCTGCATGTGCGCCCGGTGCTCAACCTCAAGCTTGAGAAGGACGTCAAGGCAATGCGCGCCATTGCCGAGGAGGCCTTCGCGATGGTGCGCGAATACAAGGGCTCGCATTCCGGCGAGCACGGCGACGGCCTGGTGCGCTCGGAATTCCACGAGACCATGTTCGGCGCGCGCATCGTGGCAGATTTCCGCGAGATCAAGCAGCGCTTCGATCCGGACAATACGCTCAATCCGGGCAAGATCGTCGATCCGCCCAAGATGGACGACCGCTCGCTGTTTCGTTTTTCGCCGGACTATCGCGTCGGCGAATTGAAGACGGCGCTGGACTGGTCGGCCTATCCCGGCGCCGGCGGCGGTTTCCAGGGCGCGGTCGAGATGTGCAACAACAACGGCGCCTGCCGGAAACTCGAAGGCGGCGTGATGTGCCCGTCCTATCGCGCGACGCGCAACGAGAAGGACGTTACCCGCGGCCGCGCCAACACGTTGCGGCTGGCGATCTCGGGCCAGTTGGGTGCGGACGCGCTGGCCTCCGACGAGATGATGGAGACGCTGAAACTTTGCGTCTCCTGCAAGGCCTGCCGCCATGAATGCCCGACCGGGGTCGACATGGCCAAGATGAAGATCGAGGTGCTGGCCGCCCGCGCCGCGACGCATGGCCTGTCGCTGCGCGACCGGCTGGTCGGCTATCTGCCGCGCTATGTCGATCTCGCCTCGCGCTTCGCGCCGCTCGCGAACTGGCGCAACAAGAGCCCGCTGCTACGCACGCTGTTCGAGAAGCTCGCCGGGATCAGCGCCAAGCGCGCGCTGCCGGCGTTTCGCCGCGACACCTTCCGGCCGGACGCCGAGGTGCTGGGTCCGCCTGAAGGGCGCGAAGTCGTGCTGTTCGCCGATACGTTCAACCGCGGCTATGAGCGGGAAAATCTCGACGCCGCGATCGAGGTGCTGGTCGCCGGCGGCTACCGCGTGCATCTGCCCAAACCGTCGGACGGCCGCCGGCCGCCGTGCTGCGGACGGACGTTCCTGTCGGCGGGTCTGGTGGAGCAGGCCCGAGCCGAGCTCGACCGGCTGGTGGCGACCTACGCGCCGTTCGCGGCGCGCGGCGTGCCGATCATCGGTCTCGAGCCGAGCTGCCTGCTGACCCTGCGCGACGAGCTGCTGTCGCTGCGTTCGGATGACGCCGCGAAGGCCGTCAGCGCGCATGCCCTGCTGTTCGAGGAATTTCTGGTGCGCGAGGCCGAGGCTGGACGCCTCGCCCTGCCGCTCGGCGCGGTCGCGGGCAAGGCGGTCGTGCACGGTCATTGCCATCAAAAGTCTTTCGGCGCGTTCAAGCCGGTGGAGAAGGTGCTGCGCCTGGTGCCCGGTCTCGACGTCAAGACCATCGAGTCGAGCTGCTGCGGCATGGCCGGCGCGTTCGGCTATGGCGCGGACACCTATCAGGCCTCGATCGAGATGGCCGAGCTGTCGCTGCTGCCTGCGGTGCGTGGCGCGGATCAGGACACGCTGATCGTGGCCGACGGCACCTCCTGCCGGCACCAGATCAAGGACGGCAGCGGACGCACGCCGCTGCATGTCGCCAGCGTCTTGGCGATGAGCCTGAAACGTGCGACATCGAAATCCGACCAATCATTGCCGACAAAGGAAGAGGCCCATGGCTGA
- a CDS encoding enoyl-CoA hydratase/isomerase family protein, with protein MNAPVAPTEDLIYSVADGIARITFNRPQARNALTFAMYEQMASICENINQDHAIKALILTGAGDKAFASGTDISQFRAFKTAQDALDYEARIDRVLGTLEQCRVPVIAAIAGACTGGGAGIAACCDIRIGTEATRIGFPIARTLGNCLSMSNISRLVSLIGPARTKDLIFKARLVEAPEALALGLLNEVVPDVETLQRRATETAQLVAGHAPITLEVTKEAVRRIRRTLSRDEGEDLILRAYMSEDFREGMDAFLNKRAPSFKGK; from the coding sequence ATGAACGCGCCCGTCGCACCGACCGAAGACCTGATCTACTCCGTCGCGGACGGGATCGCGCGCATCACGTTCAACCGGCCGCAGGCCCGCAACGCGCTGACCTTTGCGATGTACGAGCAGATGGCCTCGATCTGCGAGAACATCAATCAGGATCACGCGATCAAGGCGCTGATCCTGACCGGTGCCGGCGACAAGGCATTCGCCTCGGGCACCGACATCTCGCAGTTCCGGGCGTTCAAGACCGCCCAGGATGCACTGGATTACGAGGCGCGGATCGATCGTGTGCTGGGAACGCTCGAACAGTGCCGCGTGCCTGTCATCGCGGCGATCGCCGGCGCGTGCACCGGCGGCGGCGCCGGCATCGCCGCATGCTGCGATATCCGCATCGGTACCGAGGCGACGCGGATCGGCTTCCCGATCGCGCGCACGCTCGGCAACTGCCTCTCGATGTCCAACATCTCGCGGTTGGTCTCGCTGATCGGTCCGGCGCGGACCAAGGATCTGATCTTCAAGGCGCGCCTGGTCGAGGCGCCCGAAGCGCTGGCGCTCGGGCTGTTGAACGAAGTCGTCCCCGACGTGGAGACGCTGCAACGCCGTGCCACCGAAACCGCGCAACTTGTCGCCGGCCATGCACCGATCACGTTAGAGGTGACCAAGGAAGCGGTGCGCCGCATCCGCCGCACGCTGTCGCGCGACGAAGGCGAAGACCTGATCCTGCGCGCCTATATGAGCGAGGATTTCCGCGAGGGCATGGACGCTTTCCTCAACAAGCGTGCGCCCAGCTTCAAGGGCAAGTAA
- a CDS encoding alanine--glyoxylate aminotransferase family protein: MHQGRHFLQIPGPSPVPDRILRAMDMPVIDHRSAEFAELGRTVLEGSGKIFQTAGPVVIFPSSGTGAWEAAIVNTLSPGDKVLMVETGHFATLWRQLAGRFGIEVDFIAGDWRRGADPALIEARLAADTAHSIKAVMVVHNETSTGATSRIADIRAAIDRTAHPALLMVDTISSLGSVDYRHDEWKVDVSVSCSQKGFMLPPGLGFNAISEKARAASRTNKMPRSYFDWEEMLKPNAKGFFPYTPATNLLYGLREAIAMLLEEGLDNVFARHRRLAAATRAAVDQWGLENLCQEPSEFSPVLTAVMMPPGHDADQFRKAVLDNFNMSLGAGLSKVAGKVFRIGHLGECNELTLLGALTGVEMGLSVAGVPHRSGGVEAAMRLLEQRDQRNASSHLKVVST, translated from the coding sequence ATGCATCAAGGACGCCATTTTCTGCAGATTCCAGGGCCGAGCCCCGTCCCGGATCGCATTCTTCGCGCGATGGACATGCCGGTCATCGACCACCGGAGCGCGGAGTTTGCCGAGCTTGGCCGCACCGTGCTTGAGGGAAGCGGCAAGATCTTCCAGACCGCAGGCCCGGTGGTGATCTTCCCGTCGTCGGGCACCGGCGCCTGGGAAGCCGCGATCGTCAACACGCTGTCGCCCGGCGACAAGGTCCTGATGGTCGAGACCGGCCACTTCGCCACGCTGTGGCGGCAGCTCGCTGGCCGCTTCGGCATCGAGGTCGACTTCATTGCCGGTGATTGGCGGCGCGGCGCCGATCCTGCGTTGATCGAAGCAAGGCTCGCCGCGGACACCGCGCACAGCATCAAGGCGGTGATGGTCGTCCACAACGAGACCTCGACCGGCGCGACCAGCCGGATCGCCGACATCCGTGCCGCCATCGACCGCACCGCGCATCCGGCGCTATTGATGGTCGATACCATTTCCTCGCTCGGCTCGGTCGATTACCGGCACGACGAGTGGAAGGTCGATGTCAGCGTCAGCTGCTCGCAGAAGGGTTTTATGCTGCCGCCCGGCCTCGGCTTCAACGCCATTTCGGAGAAGGCCCGCGCCGCGTCGCGTACCAACAAGATGCCGCGCTCCTATTTCGATTGGGAGGAAATGCTGAAGCCGAACGCCAAGGGCTTCTTCCCCTATACGCCGGCGACGAACCTGCTCTACGGGTTGCGCGAGGCGATCGCGATGCTGCTGGAAGAGGGGCTGGACAACGTGTTCGCCCGCCATCGGCGGCTCGCCGCCGCGACGCGCGCGGCCGTCGATCAATGGGGGCTCGAGAATCTCTGCCAGGAGCCGTCGGAATTCTCGCCGGTGCTGACCGCGGTGATGATGCCGCCCGGCCATGATGCCGATCAGTTCCGCAAGGCCGTGCTCGACAATTTCAACATGTCGCTCGGTGCCGGCCTGTCGAAGGTCGCCGGCAAGGTGTTCCGCATCGGTCATCTCGGCGAATGTAACGAGCTGACGCTGCTCGGCGCGCTCACCGGCGTCGAGATGGGGCTGTCGGTTGCCGGCGTGCCGCACCGCTCGGGCGGCGTCGAGGCGGCGATGCGGCTGCTCGAGCAGCGCGATCAACGCAACGCGTCGTCGCATCTGAAGGTGGTCAGCACGTAG
- a CDS encoding aminotransferase class V-fold PLP-dependent enzyme, with protein sequence MTVHTGRHFLQIPGPTNVPDRVLRAMDMPTMDHRGAEFAEIGFAVLSAMQRVFRTKQPVIIYPSSGTGAWEAAIVNTLQPGDKVLMCETGQFAMLWHGIADKFKLDVDFIPGDWRHGADLEQIEARLAADKAHKIKAVCVVHNETSTACVTYPRDVRKILDTLKHPALLMVDTISGLGSLEYEHDAWGIDVSIAGSQKGLMLPPGLGFNAVSDKALAVAKANPGMRSYWDWQEVININKAGTWPYTPATNLLFGLREAVKMLEEEGLENVFARHKRHSEATRAAIKVWGLETQCQEQGAHSPALTAVRVPDGHDADHFRKVVLENFDMSLGTGLNKVKGKVFRIGHIGHFNDLMLMGTLSGVEMGLDLAKVPHRSGGVLAAMEVLKGRDPSQASKAVA encoded by the coding sequence ATGACCGTGCATACTGGAAGGCATTTTCTGCAGATTCCGGGACCGACCAACGTGCCGGACCGGGTGCTGCGGGCGATGGACATGCCGACCATGGACCATCGCGGTGCCGAATTCGCAGAGATCGGCTTTGCCGTGCTTTCCGCGATGCAGCGTGTGTTCCGCACCAAGCAGCCCGTGATCATCTACCCCTCGTCGGGGACCGGCGCCTGGGAGGCCGCGATCGTCAACACGCTGCAGCCGGGCGACAAGGTCCTGATGTGCGAGACCGGCCAGTTCGCGATGCTGTGGCATGGCATCGCCGACAAGTTCAAGCTCGACGTCGATTTCATTCCGGGCGACTGGCGCCACGGCGCCGACCTCGAGCAGATCGAGGCGAGGCTTGCCGCCGACAAGGCGCACAAGATCAAGGCCGTCTGCGTGGTCCATAACGAGACCTCGACTGCATGCGTCACCTATCCGCGCGACGTCCGCAAGATCCTCGACACCTTGAAGCATCCGGCGCTGTTGATGGTCGACACCATCTCGGGCCTCGGCTCGCTCGAATATGAACACGATGCCTGGGGCATCGACGTCTCGATCGCCGGCTCCCAGAAGGGGCTGATGCTGCCGCCCGGCCTCGGCTTCAACGCCGTGTCGGACAAGGCGCTGGCGGTGGCCAAAGCCAATCCGGGGATGCGCTCCTATTGGGACTGGCAGGAGGTCATCAACATCAACAAGGCCGGCACCTGGCCGTATACGCCCGCCACCAATCTGCTGTTCGGCCTGCGCGAGGCCGTGAAGATGCTGGAGGAGGAGGGGCTGGAGAACGTCTTCGCCCGCCACAAGCGCCACAGCGAAGCGACGCGTGCCGCCATCAAGGTCTGGGGGCTGGAGACGCAGTGTCAGGAACAGGGCGCGCATTCGCCGGCGCTGACCGCGGTGCGCGTGCCTGACGGCCACGACGCCGACCACTTCCGCAAGGTCGTGCTCGAGAATTTCGACATGTCGCTCGGCACCGGCCTCAACAAGGTCAAGGGCAAGGTGTTCCGGATCGGGCATATCGGCCACTTCAACGATTTGATGTTGATGGGCACGCTGTCCGGCGTCGAGATGGGTCTTGATCTGGCCAAGGTGCCGCATCGCAGCGGCGGCGTGCTGGCGGCGATGGAGGTCCTCAAGGGACGCGACCCGTCGCAGGCCTCGAAAGCCGTTGCTTGA
- a CDS encoding tripartite tricarboxylate transporter substrate-binding protein — protein sequence MGQIVKTTAAIAALLLSTPAFAGWEPSKPVEIVVAAGAGGASDQMARMMQAAIQKNNLMKQPVVVSLKGGASGAEALMYMKSSEGDPNKVLIAYSLIYMLPLSAKIPFNWRDLTPVSVIALDQFVLWDNASGPKTVKDFIAAAKTASAPFKMGGTGSKREDHVLTVFMEQKTGAKFSYLPYKSGGEAATQLVGGHTESNVNNPSENLEVWRAGQVRALCVFDKERISYKTKVTDTQSWNDIPTCKEEGLDVQYLMLRAMFLPGKVTQEQQAFYADLFQKVTQTAEYKDYMEKQALKPIFLTGKDMVEFLEDDDKLNASLMNAAGFVAK from the coding sequence GTGGGACAGATTGTGAAAACCACGGCAGCCATCGCGGCCTTGCTGCTGAGCACGCCGGCCTTCGCCGGCTGGGAGCCGAGCAAGCCGGTCGAGATCGTGGTTGCGGCAGGCGCCGGTGGTGCCTCCGACCAGATGGCGCGGATGATGCAGGCGGCGATCCAGAAGAACAATCTGATGAAGCAGCCGGTGGTGGTGTCGCTGAAGGGCGGCGCATCAGGTGCGGAAGCGCTGATGTACATGAAGTCCAGCGAGGGCGATCCCAACAAGGTGCTGATCGCCTATTCGCTGATCTACATGCTGCCGCTCTCGGCCAAGATTCCCTTCAACTGGCGCGACCTGACGCCGGTGTCGGTGATCGCGCTCGACCAGTTCGTGTTGTGGGACAATGCGTCGGGCCCCAAGACCGTGAAGGATTTCATCGCGGCCGCGAAGACAGCGAGCGCGCCGTTCAAGATGGGCGGCACCGGCTCCAAGCGCGAGGACCACGTGCTGACCGTGTTCATGGAGCAGAAGACCGGCGCGAAATTCTCCTATCTGCCGTACAAGTCCGGCGGCGAGGCCGCGACCCAGCTGGTCGGCGGCCACACCGAATCCAACGTCAATAATCCGAGCGAGAACCTCGAAGTCTGGCGCGCCGGACAGGTTCGCGCGCTCTGCGTGTTCGACAAGGAGCGCATCTCCTACAAGACCAAGGTCACCGACACGCAATCCTGGAACGATATCCCGACCTGCAAGGAAGAGGGGCTGGACGTGCAGTACCTGATGCTGCGCGCGATGTTCCTGCCGGGCAAGGTCACGCAGGAGCAGCAGGCATTCTATGCCGACCTGTTCCAGAAGGTGACGCAGACGGCGGAATACAAAGACTACATGGAGAAGCAGGCCTTGAAGCCGATCTTCCTCACCGGCAAGGATATGGTCGAGTTCCTCGAGGATGACGACAAGCTCAATGCCTCGCTCATGAACGCGGCGGGCTTCGTCGCGAAATAG
- a CDS encoding heme-binding protein, with product MAELTLETARKILDAALAKGVEKKLKPLVVTILDARGAVKVTAAQDGTSLMRAEIAHGKAYGALALGMGSRALFQRAQEQAYFIDSVNTLAQGRLVPVPGGVLIMDGSTLLGAVGVSGDTSDNDEICAVAGIEAAGLKANAG from the coding sequence ATGGCTGAGCTCACTCTCGAAACCGCCCGCAAGATTCTGGATGCCGCGCTCGCCAAGGGCGTCGAGAAGAAGCTCAAGCCGCTGGTGGTCACCATCCTCGACGCCCGCGGCGCCGTGAAGGTCACGGCGGCGCAGGACGGCACCAGCCTGATGCGGGCGGAGATCGCCCACGGCAAGGCCTATGGCGCGCTGGCGCTCGGGATGGGATCGCGGGCGCTGTTTCAGCGCGCGCAGGAGCAGGCCTATTTCATCGACAGCGTGAACACGCTGGCGCAGGGCCGGCTGGTGCCGGTCCCCGGCGGCGTCCTGATCATGGACGGCTCGACCCTGCTCGGCGCCGTCGGCGTCAGCGGCGACACCTCAGACAATGACGAGATCTGCGCCGTAGCCGGCATCGAAGCCGCTGGCCTGAAGGCCAACGCGGGCTAA
- a CDS encoding MFS transporter: MRLRFKATHVVLAMLCVMYFITYVDRVNIGTAASEIQKELGLSNTELGLVFSAFAYPYLLFQVIGGWVGDRFGPRKTLFWCGMIWAAATIMTGFVHGLAALFVARFALGFGEGATFPTATRAMQYWTPANRRGFAQGLTHAFARLGNAVTPPVVALLILWLTWRGAFVVLGIVSLIWGVVWVWYFRNQPGDHGSITAAELATLPPRPQGERPKVPWGPLLQRMWPVTLTYFCYGWCLWLYLNWLPLFFKNNYSLDLKNSALFASGVFFAGVVGDSVGGVISDRILERTGNVRLARLSVTVVGFAGALLSLMPILFVHDITVVALCLSAGFFCAELVIGPMWSIPMDIAPKYSGTAAGLMNSGSAFAAIVSPLVAGFVIDATGNWYLPFLMSMGLLLLGGFSAFLMHPERPFEEANESVVPGKVVAAE; encoded by the coding sequence ATGAGGCTTCGGTTCAAGGCCACCCATGTCGTGTTGGCCATGCTCTGCGTGATGTATTTCATCACCTATGTCGACCGCGTCAACATCGGCACCGCGGCCAGCGAGATCCAGAAGGAGCTCGGTCTGTCCAACACCGAGCTTGGCCTGGTGTTCTCGGCCTTCGCCTATCCGTATCTGCTGTTCCAGGTGATCGGCGGCTGGGTCGGCGATCGTTTCGGGCCGCGCAAGACCTTGTTCTGGTGCGGCATGATCTGGGCTGCGGCGACCATCATGACCGGCTTTGTCCATGGTCTCGCCGCGCTGTTCGTCGCGCGCTTCGCGCTGGGGTTCGGCGAAGGCGCGACGTTCCCGACCGCGACGCGTGCGATGCAGTACTGGACGCCCGCGAACCGCCGCGGCTTCGCGCAAGGCCTGACGCACGCCTTTGCACGGCTCGGCAACGCGGTGACCCCGCCGGTGGTCGCGCTCCTGATCCTGTGGCTGACATGGCGCGGCGCCTTCGTGGTGCTCGGCATTGTCAGTCTGATCTGGGGTGTTGTGTGGGTCTGGTACTTCCGCAACCAGCCGGGCGACCATGGCTCCATCACGGCGGCCGAGCTTGCGACGTTGCCGCCGCGGCCGCAAGGCGAGCGGCCGAAGGTGCCGTGGGGCCCGCTGTTGCAGCGGATGTGGCCGGTGACGTTGACGTACTTCTGCTACGGCTGGTGCCTGTGGCTCTACCTCAACTGGCTGCCGCTGTTCTTCAAGAACAACTACAGCCTCGATCTGAAGAACTCGGCGCTGTTCGCATCCGGCGTGTTTTTTGCCGGCGTCGTCGGCGACAGCGTCGGCGGCGTCATCTCCGACCGCATCCTCGAACGCACCGGCAATGTGCGGCTGGCGCGACTTAGCGTTACTGTCGTGGGTTTCGCTGGCGCGCTGCTCTCGCTGATGCCGATCCTGTTCGTTCACGACATCACGGTGGTCGCGCTCTGCCTGTCGGCCGGTTTCTTCTGTGCCGAGCTCGTGATCGGCCCGATGTGGTCGATCCCGATGGATATCGCGCCGAAATATTCCGGCACCGCGGCCGGGCTCATGAACAGCGGCTCGGCGTTTGCGGCGATCGTCTCGCCGCTGGTTGCCGGCTTCGTCATCGACGCCACCGGGAACTGGTACCTGCCGTTCCTGATGTCGATGGGGCTGCTGCTGCTCGGTGGTTTCTCGGCGTTCCTGATGCACCCCGAGCGCCCGTTCGAGGAGGCAAACGAATCGGTGGTGCCGGGCAAGGTGGTGGCCGCCGAATGA